The Glycine soja cultivar W05 chromosome 19, ASM419377v2, whole genome shotgun sequence genomic sequence attgaaaattaaaacaaaaaaataagaagattaaatttttatttttctttctttcttaagcaaataaaaatactatctaatttttttctcatctaACCATATCATAAATTTCTTCGTACCTCCTCAATTACTACGAAAGgagtcttaattaattaaacagatgtgtaaattattataaattattattttctgataattattttttattctcatggataaaaaaagatttcaaCTACTCTTGCTATTTCCTTGATTTAATTTCGCTAAAAGACCTGTTTCACAACCTcttcaataaaattttttattgtcgttcctaaaattttaatattgatgATATGAAGcgtaccattttttttctttttggatgtgtaaagaaaaataaagaaactacAAACGAGGGAAAATTAAATTCCTAAGGCATCAGCCAAAACATAAGAGCTAACAGCTACTGGACAAGCACCCCATTTGGCCAAGCAGTCTTCACAGATTAATCACGCCTTCGATGCTTTGGTGCAATAACTTTGATGCAaatgttaaacatttattatttgcgGATTTTCATAATTACGTATTAGGTTATATTTGTTTACTCTTCAAACTTGCTCGGAGAATAAACTTAATTTGTAATATAACTCAAAACTGAAAAGAAACATTTATTTGGTTGAAGTGAAagatgaaatattttaattaaaagaaaacaaagaaaaagatcatattaaataaaaatatattattattgttattatcattattattttatttacttttattatttattattaattattaatattattgatattttatttttaaaaaaacatattattattattatttgtgttattttattataaatgttattttaattactattattataaaaagGGAGGGgctccaaaataaaataaaatagtaaataatcAATTTAGTTTGTTTATTGATATCATTTTAGTCTCCAAAACTAAGAAAAACTCCATAAAAAAAGTCCACAAATTTTCTTAGAATTTCATTTAAGtctctaaaattaattatttttttctcgttTTGGTCCCTAGTTAATAATAGCTTACGTTTAGGAACTATGATAACAAAAAAGTTATTgaattttaagaactaaaattacaacaagatataaatttaatgaaactaaaaaaattcaaagatttatttgaatttttcttagtttcacacaaaaaaattatggagttttaaggactaaaatcaacaagctataaatttaatgatttaatgaaactaacaaaattcaaaaacttattttaagtttttcttattTGGCGCAGACTAGCAACAAGATACAAATTCAATGATCAAATTGGAGACACTACCAGTAGGGATGAGAATAGGTTAGACCGGCTTATAAAAACCTATGACCTGGCCTACATAAAGTCTGATCTgaactgacctatttaattaaaaaggttaaactcagacttttttaaaagtctattaaattaaataaattaggcttaggcttattaaaaagtcttataagTCTGATAGAcagacctatatatatatatatatatatatatatatatacttatattattttttgggtacaattaaatttttttttaaaatagcagACTTTGAGTACACATTATTGTTCCATAACTTTCATTCCTATAAtaagtaagactttaattacaatttaggtgtgagtcatgtgcccctttatattcctcattatttttattggttttccTATTCTTGTTAACGTTGTCTCTTCCTTTAGCTTTCCTATTACTTCCTACTCCATAGTAAAGGAATCTAATgtgaaaaaaacttttaaaaaaactatcagAGACTAGCTTTTAAAAATGTCAGGTTAAGTCAAAACAAAAGTCTTTGATAAACTATAGGTCAGATTCAGGCCTCAAAAATTCATCGTAGGCTAGACTCAGACCTTTTAAAGCCTGGTctgacctattcccacccctaactACCAGAAAACAAACTCAACCCCTCCAAAGACATAGTAGACCAATCATCAACACACTTCTTCCCCACCTCCATCAGTTTCAATGATAGCAATTTAACATAGAATGGTGTTGATAGCAGATCCATTATACCAGACCACATAGCAGAAGATGCATCAAAATACAATAATACTAATAGACcaagaaaaaatatcaacacATGTTATATTTCCATTACTATCAATACATATTAGCAATTTGTTATTATCAATATCTTGTTATAACAGAATTTAGTTACTAATAGTAGTATAAATGTATGAATAAGTGGAATGAATAAGGAATCAGAACAATTATCTGGATTAGCTTACTTCTTAGTCCCGTAGCATAGCATTAGAGTAGAGTAGTTTTACCTATCATCCAATCTCGCAATGGAAGGCTGAAATTTAACATCGACGCCTCCGTATTATCAGCTTTGGGAGAATTCAGTTTGGAAGCTGTTATACGCGACTCTAATGGGCATTTTATAGCTGCGCGAACTTCATCAACAGGCATGATTTTCGAGTTTGGGTGTATTTTATACAGGGTGTTGGCTTGGTAGTTTGGatccatttttttcatttttttaaatcttaatttaattcaataCTTTGAATTAcagttattttctaaaataatttcttgtaataaactttattgtaattaaatttattataatcaaatttgttacaactagatttattaaaataaataaataaaatataattaattaatactataatcatgatagaaaaaataaatataaaaattttaaataaataacaatgcaAGTAATAcgttaaaaagtttaaatacttaaaagttttaatattaactatatttaaagtctagtcaaataatttttaaaattttaattaattttattcgattcgatttgatttttatcatatttataaatttaaaattataactcaATATATACATGAATAATTTTgactaatttaatttgattttgatttaaatatataaacgaTGCAActcaaattattcaaaataatttgaattaattcatcCATCAACACTCCTAATTTTATGTGGTTGGAAAAGTAACATTTCTTTTCTTGGCGAACCAAGTCGCTCAGGCCCTTGCAAGGACGTTTAAGTTTTATACTAATCCACATTGTTTCAATCATGCTTCCTATTGTATTGTTGCTTTACTCTCTTCCGAAATGACATAAGCACGttgaagttaaaaaatatatttagatgaCCAAATAGAGcctcaaaaacaaatttttaaaagattaaattaaattaaaaaatcaaaaaaataatttaatattttttattaccaaacataacaaaaagaaagaaagaaaagctgCATGTAAAAGCTAGGAAGGCATCCCTAGACAGCCACCGTATACGCAATACATGGATGAATTTGAACGTAACGTAACCTCCCAATCCGACAATTTCTCTAGAAGACGTACGTCTCTGAAGATAAAAAgatcttttacattttttttttcgtctcatttcttttattagtaAGTTTTTAAGAAATATGTTTCGTTCTTCCTACTTCCTCTTCTagttaatataagaaaaaaaagatgatacgttaattaagaaagttaattaataatatttaaataagtttaataaaaaatatatatttaatttatttatttttattaaaacttataccgatgataaaaaaagtttattaaagttaataattcatttaaataaataatttaaaaataaaaatattaataaaataaattaattaaattttttatttaagattaaATTTGAGATAAGAGGAGCAAAATttacacaatttttattttatttatttttccagaaatttatgaaatagaaaaaaagataaagaaagaaagtCATGAAGAGATCCATTTCCCAAAACATTCATGTGAGTGAAGCATGCATTTACTAACCGTTCAGAGTTCagacttataatatttttgcaaaataaattttgtcattttgtccGAGGATGAGTCTACCAATATGGCTTATAATTTCTTATAATGAGAGGAAAATTATTgaggaaaaatgaaaagaactaATCTTATCTTTAGTTTATTAAAGAATTGGTTCCACCAttaaaaagactttttttatGACACACTTTTAAGATGGTTcccaaaaattatcttaaaacatTAGAcatgacaattttataattaataagaaatataagATGACACACCATATCATGTGGAGAATTGATATATCCTCATTCATTGAAGTAAACTTACTCAAGTATCTCAAGATTTATTATTGGAGTAAACTTACTTAGACTTAGCCAGACATTCAATCCAGCTCAACAAAAAAACTTGAAACAAAAACGTAAATcaactcttgttttttttttgtagtgaacTCATGTATCTCATCTcatgatatatataaatattcataTACTAACCCATAAAATTATTGAAACTTATTTAATGAAGGCTATAACCTCATCTTAGTAGTTCTTTTTTTCCGCAAACATCGAGATTCAAGAATATCCTCTTCTCCTCTTACAATAGATTCTTCGAAACCCCACCAACCAAGTTTGAAAGcctccatcatcatcatcatcatcatatttaTTCCAAGGACTCAAGCCCTTGAGCAAAAACCGTAGAAAACGCCTCCATTTGACTCTTGGTCAACGCCAACCCAATTTGAATGCCTCCACTGTGATCCCTAGTCTCCGAAAGTGAAAACGCACCCGTTTTATCAACGGAAGTAACATCCACTTTCTTAGGCCTTCCCCACCCAAAGTCAACATCGTAAACCTCAAACCTCGGAGACCCCGCAACAGAGAACAACCTCGGCCTCTCCGACATCACCGATTGAATCTTCGGCATCCACCTGTCCGCACCGTTCAACACGTCACCCTCTATCCTGTTCAACTCTTCGCTTATCCCTAAAACGCTTTTAAAAAACGCTTCTTCCCCCAATAGCTCTTCTCGCTTTGCTATCACCAACAAAGACACGACGCTGTTCCCAAAGTACGTTCCCGGAATTGGTGGATCCAAACGCGCCCTACAGTCCACGCTGAAAATAAAAGGCACTCTTTCGCAGTTGGGTTGCTCCGCTTTCACCGCGCATGACAACAAGTAAGCGCACGTGACCGTGAACGATGTCACCCTAATCTTCTTCTTGTTGTCTCCGACAACAACCTTAGACTCCGCTAATTTCTTCAGCTTCTTGATATCCAACGGTGTCAACTCGAACAACCCTTTaaccaaagagtaaaaaaaaaagatattaagaCGAGCTTTTCTGTTTGTTACGAAGAAATAAAATCACGCGATGAACTAATTTGTTTGACCAATCAGATAATTAATAACCATACATGAATGTTGGAAAAGAAGATTAAATACCATTCAAAATTTCACTTTTGTTATTCGTACAGTTTTGTGTGCGtttatttcagaaaaaaaaagagagaaatgttAATGGAATGTTGAAAATAGGATTACCTTTAGACAAGCTTTGCTAtttgttacaaaaaaaataattatatgagaCGATATAATACGAATTAATTGTTTGATCAATCAGAAGATTAATAACCATATTTAATGGATGCTGAAAGTGAAGATGATTAAATACTCGATCAAATTTTAATGTTGCTATTAGCAAGTTCTGTGCAACAATTTTTTCTGTACCATGaagaaatatagaaaaaaaaaattagagatatCGATGTGATGTTTAGAATAGATTACCTTTAACCAAATCGGTTTGACTTCCACCGAGGGAATCCCACACATTCAAGCTTCGGTCATTGGTGGCTCCACCGAAGTTCATCCATGAGTTCGCGTAAATCTCACCGATCCCCAAAGTGTCTCTTATAACAGATCTATCAAACGAGGGTATTAGATGCTTTGGTAGTGATAACGGTTCTTCTGGGGAGGTATTAAGCTGAGAACAAAAATGCGCCCACGATTTGATGAACAAAGTCGAAGACTTTCCATCAAGTGCAGCGTGGTGGGTTGTGATTCCAATCGAAAAGCCTTGGTTGGGGAAGAGGGTGAGTTGAAGTGCTAACACGGAAGCTTCTTCATGGGAAATGGTTAAGTGGGGTATTAGGTTTTGGAGGTGGTGGTTGACTTGAGAGAGGTTTGAAGAGAGGGTGTTGAAATCTGCGTTGGATTGGGCGATTGTGAAGGGGATGGTGTTGCCGGGAGTGTAGGTTATGAGAGGGAGGGGTGAGTGATTGGGCCATGTGATGGTGCCGGCGAGAGGAGGGAAGTGGTGGAGAGTGAGGGAGAGGGAGTGTTTGAGATTTGGGAGAACGGTGGTGTCGaaaaatgatgttgttgttgggtTTGGGAAGGAATAGAAGAAGAGACGCTCCACTGGGGGGAACCGAAGCCATAGGACGTCGAAGAGGGTGAAGGGAAGAGTTGTTGGTGGGGTTTCTTGTGGCGGCGAAATGGAGCAGACTTCATGGACTTTGAAGGTTGGTGACTCTGCCATGAAGAagtagaaagagaaagaaagagatgtTGCACTCTAGAAATTGAAAGGACTTGGAATATATAAGGGAGttgttaggtgcacccagcaatattgtTGAGACACCCACCAAATAGTGAATGggtaattttatctttttgtgaagtCTATTTCTGAAAGATCATGCTTTCGGAAGACTCTTATTCTGGAAAACTTttggaagaaccttctttcaGAAGAAGAAGGTGGAATTCCAGAAGACCTCCAAAATACGTTTCGGAAGAAATGTCTTCTGGAAgttattttgtttactttttttaagatgtatttttctaattatttgattttaataaataaattacgttataaaataaataatattattatacataaattattattagtgaacataattatgactaatatttgtatttctttttttacgcgcatgtaaatgtaaataataatttgtgtgacaatttagtataatctaaatcataaaaattaattaatttgtatattttataaaaaatataaaatatttattataataacatttaatttgtattacaaaacttaatatataataaaaaaataattataattttataacaaggtgaagtaaaaataaatttcattttataataataattaaaaataaaataatatttaatgtatatgtaatgacgattttATCCCTGGTTGTTTTCTTTAAAGTTATAGCGCTGTTTTTGCATTTTATACACTTCCATTTCACCTTCATCCCCGTCTTCTTGCTATTGCTATCCTTTTTCATAAAAAActggtggtcccgtgaagtagttgttccgtatttgaagttGTTTAAGTCGTTGTTGTTCGTATTTTGTTGGAGGTGCGCATTTATCGTTTTTTTTTTGCGTTTTCTGGGTAGTTGTTTAGAGAAGATGAATAGTAAAAAGCTATTTCCGGAATAACTTTTAAGTACAGGAGGAAGTAGTTCCAGAATGAGAATATTGattttccggaagaagttcttctaGAAGTTAGTATTCTCAATTCCGGAAGGCACTTCCGGAACTACTACTTCCGGAATTGAGCATAGTAACTttcggaagaacttcttccggaagttagtttattaacaattttttttaattctgttttaatatatatatatatatatatatatatatgtgtgtgtgtgtgtgtgtgtgtgtgtgtgtgtgtgtgtgtgtgtgaatattatcatttataatatctgtatttttaattatggatataattggtttaattaggtataatgattttggtataatattaaatgatttaggtaacataattgtattttgttgtagtggaaaaatgttttattagttgtttattatagtgttaaatttagtttaagtaaataatgtagttataaatttagaatatatttgtattagttgttaatatgtttgttagtaTAATGTAGTCAATCTGTGGATGtgtttatatgataatttgaatatacttctgtatgatgcatatgtcatgttaatatgtttgttagttaatatgtagtaaatttttggatgtggttatatgataatttgaatgtacttgtgtatgatgcatatgtccttaagatggacaAAGATCAATGGACGTATGACTatgcgatgtcacaagaagtttatatggattatgattatgataatgaagaagaatgtggggtgaatgaaccacatgttgattgttcaaatgcttttaatacgtcttaggtaatcatagataatttgagtcatttggttgaattgatgtttcgtataaaaattaatatgtttgggttgcgttgtaggtattcggtactcgagatgatgttttgcaatgggctcgaacagttgcccatgaaaatggatttgttgcagtgattatgaggtctgaTACAGATAtcggtagcagaggaagaagttcatttgtcttaattgggtgtgaaaggagtggttcGTACAATTGTAGGAATAAGGAATTCGGTAGAAAAGAAactgggagtaggaaatgtggttgtcccttcaggcttcgtgggaaactagtgcatggaggggaaggttggatggtgaagttgatctgtgggattcacaatcatgaattggccaagtccttagttggacatccatacgctgggcgattgactaaggatgaaaagaaaattattgttgatatgacaaagtcgatggtgaaaccaaaaaacatcttgctaacgttgaaggaacacaatgccaacagttgcaccacgataaagcaaatttacaatgcaagaagtgcatatcgttcttcaataagaggagctgataccgaaatgcaacatctgatgaagcttctcgaacgtgatcaatacattcattgacatagattgaaggatgaagttgtggtgcgtgatctgttttggtgtcacccagatgcagtaaagttatgcaatgcatgtcatttggtatttttttatagacagtacctacaaaataaataggtacagactcccactacttgactttgttggagtgacaccaacggcgatgacattctctaTTGGGTTTGCATATTTGGAGGCTGAACGTGTTAATAATATCATgtgggctttggaacgatttcgaggcctatttttaagaaatgatCGCCTCCctgttgttattgtcactgacagagacctagcactgatgaatgcagtgaaagtTGTGTTCCCGGAgtgtacaaatttgttgtgcaggtttcatatcgataagaatgtgaaggcgaagtgcaaatctttaatcggtgaaaaaaatgcatgggactatgtaatggataactggagtactttggttgattgtccgtccgaacACTAGTTCGCTGAGTCAGTTCAGAAGTTTCAAAttgcttgttcgccttggccgatgttcattgactatgttaacgacacatggattataccccacaaggaaaaatttattacagcatggacgaataaggtcatgcacctaggcaacacaacaacaaacaggtattaagaactgattttatttgttagtaaggattattaataaatggtatttaattgttgtatattttcatgtttgttgtgtattttaaatttagggttgaatcagctcattgggatttcaaaagagtactacaaaatagcgttggagacctatgtagtgtttgggatgccatgaacaacatgatcacgctacaacacgttgaaattaaagcatcctttgaaaccaatACGCATTTGGTTGggcatgtatataaaaaaaccttatacaagaggcttcttgggatggtttcaAGGGAcactttaaatcagattgcttctgaggttgaccgtctacgttatctcgACAACAATCCCTCTTCTTGTgattgtgtgatgagaagcacgcacgACCTACCTTGTGCAagtgagctttctaggtatactgctggCAGCATCACAGTGGAGTCAGTCCATATtttctggaggagactttgcttttcagaccaagggttatgtgagacggaagtcagcatcaaggaagagatagagaccatatctaaaaggtttgatgaacttgatgtgtctggcaaagtaactctgaagagtaaactttgagaaattgcataccctgatcataactctatgtgccctcctccgtcaaaggtcaacactaaaggtgcaccgaagaaaccgatgaaaagaagtcaaagatccaataagcgtgatccgtcttactaggagtatgttgatgtttttcattctgttcaaagcagcaactctccaATCAAACGTAGTGCATCATGTTCTGAACCGT encodes the following:
- the LOC114398048 gene encoding phenolic glucoside malonyltransferase 1-like yields the protein MAESPTFKVHEVCSISPPQETPPTTLPFTLFDVLWLRFPPVERLFFYSFPNPTTTSFFDTTVLPNLKHSLSLTLHHFPPLAGTITWPNHSPLPLITYTPGNTIPFTIAQSNADFNTLSSNLSQVNHHLQNLIPHLTISHEEASVLALQLTLFPNQGFSIGITTHHAALDGKSSTLFIKSWAHFCSQLNTSPEEPLSLPKHLIPSFDRSVIRDTLGIGEIYANSWMNFGGATNDRSLNVWDSLGGSQTDLVKGLFELTPLDIKKLKKLAESKVVVGDNKKKIRVTSFTVTCAYLLSCAVKAEQPNCERVPFIFSVDCRARLDPPIPGTYFGNSVVSLLVIAKREELLGEEAFFKSVLGISEELNRIEGDVLNGADRWMPKIQSVMSERPRLFSVAGSPRFEVYDVDFGWGRPKKVDVTSVDKTGAFSLSETRDHSGGIQIGLALTKSQMEAFSTVFAQGLESLE